In the genome of Dromiciops gliroides isolate mDroGli1 chromosome 1, mDroGli1.pri, whole genome shotgun sequence, the window TCCAATTAAGAAATCCCACTTTAAGTGTAACTAATCTCTCTTCGCTGCTCATGCCCTTGATTGAATGTGACAAGCTGTAATTGGTCTATGTTCTCTCCTTCCAGTCTGACAGAAACAATCGAATGCCTACAGAGCCATGTTGACCACCTCCAGAACCAGATGGAAGAGCTGAAGACCTCTAGTGGCAGGAGAGGGAGCCAGGAGAGATGTGAGCAGCGAAAGTCAATGCACAGCTTCTCATGTCTGAAGGAACTTTATGACCTACGCAAGTAAGTTGCCACCACCTGTCACTTCCTTTTGCATTTACAAGCAAAAACTTTTTTCATTGTGCTTGGTGAACTCAGGGTTTCAGTTGAGCAGAAATCGTATCCTTTTCAACATGTCCCTTTTTTGGAAAAGTTACAATTCTTTAACCACACGTGGTCTGAAGCAAGGCTCtagctttgatttgcatttatgaGTGAAAGGTTCTTTTGTTAATGGCCACTAAGCATAAACCGTCATCACTTTGGTCTAGAAATTTTAGGAAGATAGATCTTTGTAATTAATTACTTGGTGAAAGCTGTTTGTTTCATTTCAATTTGGACACACATTCTTCTTTTATCTggaaatattttaagattttctaCAAGTACCCTTTTTGAGCTTTCATGTTAGGAGAAGATTAATTAAATAGACACTTTATTGGCCAGAATGTGTCCTCGTGAGCAAATGGCCATTCTGAAATCATGAGGAAACATACTTTTTTGTGAAAAATGCTACTGGCTATAACATTCTTCTGGTTGATGAGGTTGTATGGTGGTTgattcctcattagtaaaatatgAGCCTTTTTGGGGCCTTCAGAAGCATTCACCTATAAGTATTCCCAAACCTCAAGGAGGAGTGGGAATACTAAAGTTCTTTTGGCCTGGGGTCCATAGTACCTAGTAGAAGAGTAATAATAGTTCAGGTACCAATTCATGAATTAAGTAATATAGGAATTTATGATGGCTTAGAGTTCTCTCAGGAAATACTGTAAATGACAGTAAGGAGTCTTTCTGTGCTAGCTCTTCCAAGGGAATAAAGTAATTTATGGCCTCATGAAGGCCTAGCCCTGGTATGCAAGTTACAGGAACTGGTATCACAGTTACCTCTAAGTACAGATTTGGGTGTAGACACTTCACAAAGTAGAAGCAAATGATAGCGGCTCATAACTTTATCACAGCCATATGTGAGTGTGACCAAGCCATATCACATTGAGTCTTATTGTGTGCAAGGAACTGTATTTGTTactggtgtgtaatttaaaattctaaatgtgggttctaatctgttctcccaagttttgggggaaactgactaaaatcactgataaaacaattttaggtttttaagggtttattgaaagatagagaaagattgagaacagaattcctacagcctggcaatcctatctttcctcaattttcctgtgaagtcctctggagtctctctcctccaccatggtgaagtcaggaacccaaagagccCGAACTCCTCCCCCAGCGCCCGCTTCCTCCTTCGTGTGTTCCTCCcaaaaatgggaggctcctcaagttgattggctggtagccttgatagacagtacccatgagcaaatgtcactttctgatgccaaggaaaagccacatggccttgccctcagaagcattctcctcatggtggagctttcctctagtaagtctccagcaggtggtgtcattccaatcattacactagagATTTGACAAAAAtgagagtccctgccctctagtAGCCTACATTTTATAAGGAGGGTACAAAAGATGTGTGCAGATCAGTAAAATACAAAGAGTATACAATGTAATTTCAAGTACACTTGAGGGAATCAGGACATGGGAGGACTTGAGCTGTAATTCTGAtaagggggcggggagggaaggcATTCCATACATGAGGTAATCACTTGTACCATCAACAGCAGAGATAGAAAATTGTGAACAGGCTGGTTTGACCTGAAGGGAGAGTGTGGGTAAAGGTGAATACTATTAACTAAGATAGGAAAGGTAGATGAAAGCCAAACTGTagaaggctttaaatgctagCCCACTGAAGAGTAAGAGAGTGATGTAATCAGATCTGCATTTGAGGAGCATCAGCATGCAGtttgtggaagatagattggagaacAGAGACTGGAAACAGGGAGACCAAGTAGAAAAGTGGTGTAATAATCCATATTGAGAGGCGATGAGAGTCAGAGCTAGGGTAGGTattctacaaatgaagaaaagcatgCAGGAAAGGTAGAACTGACAAGAGTTGACAAGTGCTTGGATGGGTTTGGGAGGGGAAGACAAGGAAAAAGTCAAAGATGATACCAAAATTGTGAACCTAAATTACTGGTAGCATGGCGGTATCTTTAAAGATTTAagtctttgaggggcagctaggtggcagtggataaagcactggccttggattcaggaggaactgagttcaaatctggcttcagacacttgacacttactagctatgtgaccctgactaagtcatttaaccctcattgacccgaggaggggggcgggggagaatTAAGGCTTTTGAGGCATATAGGGAAGATTGGCTGCCATTCCAAGGGTCTGATAGCCAACAGCTGACATCTGCTGTCTTGGCACATCTTTTCCAGGACAGGGCTGCTGTGAAGGGGGTACATGGGACAGTCATGGAAAAATGGGGGGGAATTCAACTAGTCAATGCTTACTTTGCTTTTCTCTGCCAGAGTAAATTACTTTTGTACTGTAAAGGAATATAAAACTGGCAGATTGCCACCCTTTATGATTTACAGTCACCAGATCCCCATGAACTATACCTCAGCATATAGAAAGAATTGGCAGATGTGATTCCTGAACCACTCAAGATCTTTGTGAGACTGATTCATTAGTGCCAGTACTTTAATTCTCTGAGTTACCCTAATTCTTATAGAGTTTATTAGTCTCATGCAACTTCATTGTAACCATTGATggttttagaaaacagaatcctaATAATTTCTGTGCTTTgtttctctccccgccccccacccccttcccaggcACTTTGTGTATGATCACATATTTGCTGAGAAGATAACCTCTATGCATAATCAGCAAACCcctgatgaagaagaaaatgagaacttGAAAAAGACGGTCACGATGTTGCAGGCGCAGCTGAGCCTGGAgcggaagaagagaatgactatGGAGGAGGAGTATGGGATGGTACTGAAGGAGAACTGTGATCTGGAACAGCAGCTGGGCGCCTCAGATGCTTACCGAGCACGAGCACTGGAGCTGGAAGCAGAGGTGGCAGAAATGCGCCAAATGCTGCAGACACAACATCCGTTTGTTAATGGTGTTGAAAAGCTAGTGCCTGATTCATTGTTCCTTTCTGTCAAAGAACCCAGTCAGACCCTGCTTGAAGAAATATTCCTGGCTGCACCAGAGCTGAGCAAAAAGCCTCTCAAACGCAGCAGCAGTGAAATCGTCCTGAGTAGTCTGGCTGGGAGTGACATCGTCAAGGGCCATGAAGAGACTTGCatcaggaaaactgaggccatgaAGCAGAGAGGTATTTCCCTGTTGCATGAAGTAGACACCCAATACAGAGCTCTGAAGGTCAAATACGAAGAGCTGCTGAAGAAGTGCCAACAGGAAGAGGACTCCCCAAAACATAAGGCTGTGCAGACTTGTAGGGGTCCTGCCCCAGCCCTGAATGTGAGGAGCACAGAAGCTGAGCCGGTCCCCAGCAGCCAGGAACTGGCCAGCATCATTCCAGACTCAAGAAGTTCTACCACCACCCCTCCTCCAGAATACAAAGCTCTCTTCAAGGAGATCTTTAGTTGCATTAAGAAAACTAAGCAAGAAATAGATGAACAAAGAACAAAGTATCAGTCTCGCTCACCGCATTCTTAGCTAACCTGCTTGTGATATTCTAGCTCTTGCTGTTATACCTTTTCCCTCATCTCTCCACTTCAAGCCAGGGTTTATAGTTGGTCCAGCTCACGCAGTGGCCACTGTAAATGCTGCAAATGAAGTCTCCCTCTTTGCTGACCCCACAAATGTATGGAGCAAGGAGAGGAAGCAGAGTAGACATTAGGGTCAGTAGCTATGACAAAACTAGCCTGCTCTCTGCAGAACAGGGGCTGGTGCATGGACTTGAATGGAGTTTATATCCCAGAAAGGGTGAACAGGGTGTATGTAGGGTTATGTGTACTTGTGGTGGGAGGGTGGGGCCTAGAAACACTGGTACTCAAAATGGGCACGTCATTTTCAGCCACATGGTCATGGTAGGTAGCTTAGTGTGGTCGTTTAAAAGCAGGTAAAAGTCAATGTTTGAGGCAGCTATCCTGAAATGTGTATAGGATacataaaagattttaaaataccaTCAATTAGCTATGGAAAATGTACCAGAGGATAGGCTATTTAGTAATGTAGTTTGTAAGAGGGCAGACTATTTTCTAATTTGATTGCATCTGGTATTACTTAGAGTTGACTTTAAATGTTAAAGGCAAGTTACTCATCACCACTCAGAAAGAACCAAAGGTGGGCAAGTTATTCACAAAGCACACTTTGTATACTACGAATGTGGAGAAATCATTATATTCACACTGGTTCTTGTGACCTCCTTGTTGTCAAGAACAGGTTTTTCAGAACTCATTTGACAAGGGaaaatgggaggagggggaggagcagcATGGGGATTGTTCTTAAGGCTTGAGTTAGGACTGAGGTTTTCTTCACAGAAGCCACTTGTTTATTATGTATATTCTGCATTGAGATGGGCATTTATTGGCCAACTGGCCAAATAAGCTCTTGCTCAGTTCCTAGAATTTTTGTCAATGTTTCTCACTAATTGCTTAAGTTGTAAAAACTTATTTTCTGTCTGTTTCCTTATTAAACAGTATTTGTTTCTACCAGTGTGGAAGTATATCTACACATGACCTATATACATGCTTATAAATTAAGATTATTTAAAAGTGGAGTTCTGaactactgtaaatattttttttttctaaaaataaagctatctatagaaACGAAAAAACAAGTCTTACTTTAAGTTCTTCCACTGGCCAAGTGTATTCTCCCTCTTTGATAAATGGCAAATAATGTTTACAAAGAATTTGTAAGGAATTAAGAACTGCACACCTGCTTTTGAAACAAAGTTTACCACCATTTATTTAGCAGAGACAGATGTTTGATTTGGCACTTTGCATGGTTGCAGATGCAAAATGTAGTATGCAAATATAAGTAGCATCACTACTTACCACTGGAAAGGCTCACTTCATCTGGCATACATGGAAAACCACCCCCAACCCTGGAAGTTAAGCTTAACATTTTTACCTCTGCTATTGTTTTCACTGCACTTATTTCAAAAACTTGTCATTCCATTTCCTAAAATAGCCTGAAAATGAAAATACTTAAAATGCTCCTGAAGATCAAGTTGTCTCTGCAGGTTGCTTACTGTAAGGAGTTTCAGGTTAACTGTAAGGAGCACTAACCTCTGCCTTTCTTCATACTAAAACCGAGCTAGTATATAAACAAACTGCAGAAGATCATCAAATAGAGGTGAACAGGACCTTGGAAGTCTAATAAACCCCCCTCCCTGCTAAGGAAATCAATACTTTTAGGCCTACTGGCAAGCCCAATGGCAAGCCAAGCATCTCACTTGATAATTACATCCTTAGCACCCTgaacagcacttggcacataagtgcttaatgatAAGTGCAACTCTCTTAATCAATGAGTATGTTCTCCACATCTCACCCACCcccatgtcacctagctgttcaAAAGGTAGAGAAAACAACTTTTCTAAACAAAGAACCATCTTCGTTCACAACTCTCTTCAGCCCCAAACTTTAAAATAGCACCAGAGGAACCCAAAATAAGAAAATCATGTGCCCTcactttcagaaaaacaaaatttagatCTACATGCAAGAAATTAGGATGTTAAGAATTCCCTTGATAGGTACGTTGTAGAATtcaaataaatttgtatttatatataaatatgtatcttTATAATggaacatttatatataatagaaCATGTGCCCTTCACTTacactgcccccccacccccatgggaAAGAGGATGGATCTGTATGACTGATCTATTAGATACTTAAGAAACTTTAAAGGGCATATTCTTCCTCTTGAAATATGACAGAGAAGCAtcaaaaaaaatacttaagagCACAAAAGCTATTAATCTTCTGTCAGTTTCAAGTGGACTTTAGTTCTAACTACACTTCAATTTCTACAGATGTTTTCACATCAGCAATGAGTGATTTAAGTTAGTACAATTTACCTGGTACTTATTATCTGCTAAGCATTACATAACCAGATACCTGTCTAAATCAAAAGGAGATACTTGACCTTAGTGACCAATATATAATCCATTTTTAAGGAGACAAATCAAGCTAGATGTTGCATATCTTCATGTATTTTGCCCAAATATAGATTACCCACCTAAAATATGATTGCTTTAAAAGGATAGGCTATACAATGAAAAActtaaataagatttttaagacatttctttcaattcaaatgttttatttttatcattactgGCTTTTTCTGTCACCTATCATTCTCTTCTCTATCTTCCCAAGGCATCCACTATCATCCACTCCATTCGAACGTACGTTTTTGCGAAGCCACAGACATACTTTCCCACATTTAGAGCCTGTTGCACACTTACATCCAATGACAGCTTAAGTTTCTCACCTAGTAGGAAGCTTCCTTATGACAAAAGTCAGGGTATTATTTTTAAACACTGTCCttaaagaactttattattaGTTGTAATTTAAACAAGTTAattactgctttttaaaaagttttgtaactccatctctcatcttggTCTTTTGATTTTAACAAAATATCACTTGTATTTTTACAACCTAAAACATTTcacctctagaaaaagaactggctAAAAGGGTAGGGGAAGCTCAGGAAGCAATGGGTTCCCATCACCAGAAGTCTTTTAACCAGAAGACTGTCAGGGATGCTGTGAAAAAGGGTACCTGTTCAGAAAGAGGTTGACTAAAATAATCTCCAGGAACTACCCAATTTTGAGACTGAGATACTAAGATTCTGATTGTCTCATAACTGATCTTTTAATGAAAACTAATGAATTTCTACACAGTTCCCTATGTAGTTGGTATTCTATGTAATTGGTATGGAGGGTGAATAAAGGGATGCTCTTCTCAGCTTTCATACAAGGCAGATTGGCAATCACAAGTACCTTCCTATATGCAGGCAAAAAGGTCAATTTCCCAGCATCTCATATGGTCTAACAACTGGCTATGAGGAACTGGCAATGTCTCTGCAAAGAACCTGTTCATCAGAACCTGTATACCTATAGGTTTTGacattacaatttaaaaaaacctcattGTCCCTTCTATTTAAGGTTCTTCCTCCACTTTTTGTGCAACTGCTCTAAGAGCTGGTTACAATGGTTTTCTTTTGACATAAAAAGATGTGGCACCGAAATGATGCCAAGAATTTGtgttagcatttatttttaaaatacacaagatCTGTACATCACAAACTGTGATAACTACACTTACATGTTGTCCAAGACTTACCTTTGTTTGCATAGATATGCAAACAGGTCAAAAGAACATATAAATTTAATTCATGTCTGTTCTTTCTATTTGCTGTTTCATGTAAACAATTAAGAGAAAGTTGCTACATAAGGTAGTAacattgtttaaaatttttaaatggctataAAAACCCAACAGTATTATACTGCAATTTGGCTTGTTTAATGGATCTGGCAGATGCTTTTATAGACAGAAAAATCTAAGATTGAGCATCAGCTTCTAggcattttaaatattaaaaacctCAAGCTTTTCTCATCTTGTAAACAGAACTTTTAACTTGGTTGGCAttgaattacaaaataaaatgttaaaccatgattttttttttcccatcttgcCTGTAACAGTATATACTCTCTTTATTATTAGAATGGAACCAAATGAGAAGCAAAATACATTAGAATTCCAAATGATACTGAAAGAGGATCCTGACTGATCTCTCCTGGGAGCACTCCTGCCTCCAGCTGGCCATGCAAACTGAATGTGACGACCTCTGTGACTGGCTTTTGCAATGCCCCGCTGGCCATGTGAAGATCAGATCCTGCCCCATGTTCCCTGAAGCAAGTCAAGGTGTTACTTCCATCTCTGTTCGCTGTGGTATCCATCCTTCGGCCTACATTGGTGGGCTTAGGCAGTTCACTATGACTGTCAGGACTGCACTGTTCCCTTAAGGTACCACATGCCTCCATAGCTTACACAGCAGTCCTGGGAATGGGGGGGAAAAATCAGATGTGAGAAATGATTACAATGAACTTCACTCAGCCACATTCACGAGGTCCTGAATGATGCCATCAACAAATATTGGAGCAGTAGATGCTAAGGAACAGcgaggagtcaggagatctggatgCTGATTCCAACATGGACATGCTGACAAATCTCTTTACCAGGCCAGCTTCAAGTTTatttatgaaatggaaaaagCAAAATGAAGACTATTTCAACTTATACAGGGGAtactggggatggggtgggggggctgtGAAAAACGCTTTACAAATAAAGAACCAAGAagtatttttgtctctttatcaATTCAATGCTTCTTGGGATGAATTaggttttttttgaaattttttctttttttagtgaggcaattggggttaagtgacttgcccaaggtcacatagctaataaatgttaagtgtctgaggccagctttgaactcaggtcctcctgactccagggccggtgctctatccactgcgccacctagctgccccctgcaataggtttgtttgggttttttttgcaggcaatgggggttaagtgacttgcccagggtcacacagctagtgtcaagtgtctgaagctagatttgaactcaggtactcctgaatccagggccagtgccatctagctgcccttgcattaggtttttaaaaatcactaggTAAAGCATATTTTTCTCAAAAGGGTTACTCTGGACCCCAGCTCTGTCTGCTAAGAGCAGTGttcaaaggacctaggttcaaattccagctctgtccATTTATAATGCCTGCATAactttgggcatgtcatttaacccttttggcTTCACTTTTCATActtatctatcaaatgaaggAGTGGAACAAGTTTGCCtctaaatcttttttcccccttttgcgggacaatggggcttaagtgacttgcccaaggtcacacagctagtatgtgtcaggtgcccgaggctggatttgaactcaggttcagctttatccactgcaccacctagctgcccccacctctaaGTCTATGAGCCTAATAAGGTTCCAAACATAGCTTCGTGACCCTGAGGGTACATCATTTCATTTCCTTGACTTGACTATGGTCATATAGACAGTAAACAGTATTGCTGGAaatcaaactcaggttctccaatTCCAAAACCAGAACTCTTCCAGTCTGTTTTGTCATTTAGATGCCCTGCCATGCATCCAATGTGAGCTATTACCTTT includes:
- the CDR2 gene encoding cerebellar degeneration-related protein 2, producing MLAENLVEEFEMKEDEPWYDQQDLQQDLQLAAELGKTLLDRNTELEESLQHMYATNQEQLQEIEYLTKQVELLRQMNEQHAKVYEQLDVTARELEETNQKLVSDSKASQQKILSLTETIECLQSHVDHLQNQMEELKTSSGRRGSQERCEQRKSMHSFSCLKELYDLRKHFVYDHIFAEKITSMHNQQTPDEEENENLKKTVTMLQAQLSLERKKRMTMEEEYGMVLKENCDLEQQLGASDAYRARALELEAEVAEMRQMLQTQHPFVNGVEKLVPDSLFLSVKEPSQTLLEEIFLAAPELSKKPLKRSSSEIVLSSLAGSDIVKGHEETCIRKTEAMKQRGISLLHEVDTQYRALKVKYEELLKKCQQEEDSPKHKAVQTCRGPAPALNVRSTEAEPVPSSQELASIIPDSRSSTTTPPPEYKALFKEIFSCIKKTKQEIDEQRTKYQSRSPHS